CCACGATTCGTTATTCTCAGTGACGCGTTTACAAACTCGTCTCTATGACGCTGATGGCGTGCCGGTCAATCATGACCCCGCAGTTTTGCTTCGCACCCAAGACCTTCCTCCCCTCTATGAAGAAAACTCAGGCATGTATGTGTTTAGCCGGCAGCAAATATCCGAAGGCCGCCGCTTTGGCGATCGGCCACTGCTCTTTGAAATAGACCCTCTTGAAGCTACGGATATTGACGAAGAAACCGATTTTGTTTTAGCTGAGACCCTGCAGCGCATGAATAAGGAGCAAACAATATGAAAATTGCTGTCACTTGTATTCAACTTATTAGAGACATAGAGGCCTACCTTCCGGCCTTAACCGCCGCTGGTTTCGAGGTGCAACTCCCTGAAATAGCCGGGCAACATCTTGAAGGAACTGAATTGGTGACGGCCCTAGAAGGGTGTGTGGGGGTAGTAGCCGGCGACGACCAGTTCACCGCAGAAGTACTCGACCATTGTTTAGATCTAAAAGCTATTTCCAAATGGGGTATCGGGGTAGATGGCATAGACAAAGAAGCCGCCGCCCTGCGGAATATTCCGGTAACTAATACCCCCGGTGCTTTTGACGACGAAGTAGCCGACGTCACTATGGCTTACTGTGTGTTGTTGCTTCGACAACTCCATGCTGTTGATCATGGGATACAAGCCGGACAATGGCCTAAGCCCGCCGGACGGTCTTTGGGAGGAAAAACCATCGGAGTCATTGGGCTGGGAGGCATCGGCCGGGCCGTGGTGCGCCGAGCCGTAGTAGCCGGGATGACCGTTTTGGGTTCAGACCCCTCATCAGAAAGCCAAAAGGCTGCTACAGAGTTAGGCGCACAGGTGGTCCCCTTTGAGGACCTCATGTCCCGTAGCGACATTGTGTCGGTTAATTGCCCGCTGAACCCCAGCACCCAGCACCTCATCAACGACCAACACCTTGCCCTCATGAAACCCGGCGGGTGGCTGGTAAACGTTGGGCGTGGGGCAGTAGTGGAAACCCCAGCGCTGGTGCGGGCTTTACAAAATGGCACCCTGGCCGGCGCCGCCGTAGATGTGTTAGAAGAAGAACCGCCAGCACCAGACGACCCCATTCGCTTGTTAAAGAACGTTATTTTTGGTTCCCATAATGCTTCGAATACTTTGGAGGCCTCGGCCCGGGTACACGTGCGGGCCTTGAAAAACCTGGCTCACGAACTCGGCGTAGAGTTGGACCTATGAGCCGAGTTGCTGTCGTCACTGGAGTAAGTAGTGGAATCGGGGCTGCCGTTTGTGCAGAGTTTCGTCGTCAAGGCTGGGAAGTAATAGGAGTAGGGCGTAATGAGGCGCCGGAGCCCCTTGAACGCTTTGAGTACGCTGATCTTTCGCAACCAGATGCGGTTAAAGAGCTTTTTGAACGCCTGGCTGACGTCGAAAAAATTCACGCCATAGTAAACAATGCCGCGGTAGGCCTAGATAAGCCTCTGACTGCTACTAGCGACGAGGAGTGGCAAGCAGTTTTTGATGTCAACGTAAGAAGTGCTTTTCAAATGATACGGGCCGGAGCCCCACAACTGGCCCGAGCAAAAGGAGCCATTGTAAACGTGGGGTCAGTGCACGCCGTAGCTACTTCTATCAACGTGGCCGCCTATGCCGCCTCTAAGGGAGCATTGGTGGCATTAACCCGCGCTGCGGCGCTAGAACTCGCCCCCCAAGGCATTCGTTGCAACGCAGTGCTTCCTGGGGCAGTAGCCACCCCCATGCTGGAAGATGGTTTAAGTCGACGCCCCCACCCCGCCGGCCCAGAAGGCAACCGCCAAAATTTGATAGACAAAACACCGCTGGGCTTTATTGCCACCCCCGGCCAGGTCGCCCCCACCATCGTGCACTTTGCCGACAGCCAGCAAACCCCTTATCTGACCGGCCAAATGCTGGTTGTTGATGGCGGCGCCACGGCACGACTCTCCACCGAATAGTCCGCCATGTCCCAGGTATTGTTTGATCGTTTGCCCGTATTGCAAATAATTGGCGGATCTTCGCCAGAAGTGAATGAACAACCAGCAGCAATCCTGGTGGCTCAAGCCGCCTACCACTTAGAAGAACTTCTGCCTTTGGCTAACCAGCTCCACCGAAGAGGAAAACCTTGCTTGGTGGTAGCGCCTGCCCCGCCCCGCCGAGTGCTGCACCGGTGGCGGCCATCAGTAAAACGACATAAAGAACTTTTAGATGCCGCCCCATGGGCTGGGGGGCAACTCCTCACCGAGACCCAACTAACCCAAGCAACAGCATTAGTGGTGCTAAACGATTGGGGGACTACCGCTTCGTTGGTTGATTTTATGAAAAACCAGCAAGTCCCCACCTTCGCATGGGTAGAAGGCGTGCAAGACTTTCAAGACGTTGACACAGGAAAACAACGGCAGGCCTACCGAAGCGTAGATCACGTATTTTGCCTTGGGCAATACAGTTACGACGCTCTCTCCGGTTGCTCTCGGACTCTGATCGGCAGCGAACGGTTAACTAAACTCTGGCACCAAGAACCCCTACCGGCTCAAGACGAAAAACTGCTGGTGAATCTCAACTTCACTTACGGGGTGGGGGAACAACACCGCCGGCCATGGTTAAAGAGTGTGCAAAAAGCTAGCCGCCTCGCTGGGTGGCGGTACACCATTTCACAGCATGTGGCCGACAAAGGGCTAGTGGCACCATGGCGTCGGTCTCAAGAAGATGCGGGGGCGTTATTGAGTCGCTCACCGAGGTTCGTAACCCGGTTTAGCACCCTGGGCTACGAGGCTTTGGTGCGAGGCGTACCCATGACCTACCACAATCCACATGGCGAGAAGGTCCCGACCTTTGCTGACCATCGAGGTGCTTTTTCTCTTAGTTCCTCTGTTGACGAGTTGGCCAAAGCATTGAGAGAACCTCCACCTTCTCGAGAAGAGGTCCGCAAACAAGCAGAAGAATTTTTATACCACCACCTGCACCTAGAGAGAGCAGAAAGTCCAGCAGAGCGAGCCGCCAAGCAAATAGCCGCAGTGCTGGAGAGCTAGTTGGCCCAACTCCCCAGAGGGTTAGGCAAAGTGCCGGCGACCCCCGGGGTGCAGATATAGAGATCGCCTGCTCCTTCGGGGCAAGGGTCGAGGCCTATGGCGGCGGTGGTAATAACGAGTTGATCTAACTTAGGCCCGACAAAAGCAGGGCAAGTGACCTGGGGTGTTGGTACTTCAATACGTTCGGTCACTGTTCCGTCGATTAGACGAACCACTGCGCTGCCTCCCCACAAGGCAACCCAAAGGCCTCCTTCAACATCAATGCACATGCCATCTGGTGCCCCCATTTCTGAAGGAATATGCGCCCAGGGTCGACGGTTGGCCACCACACCGCTTGAGGGATCGTAGTCAAAAGCGTCAATCCGTTGCGTAGGGGTATCAACATAAAACATGGTGCAGCCATCGGCGGACCAAGCCAGCCCATTCGAGATCGTGACGCCGTCAACCAACATGCGCACGCCAGCGCCACCGAAAGACCATAAAGAACCGGCACCTTTGCGGGGCCGGCCAGTGGTCATGGTTCCACCCACAAAACGCCCCTGTGGGTCCACCTTGCCGTCGTTCATGCGCAGATCTGGTGCTTGTAGAGGTAACCCAACTACCAGAGAGCGATCGTCAAGACGACATAAGCCATCGGGAGTTGCCGCTAGCCAAGAATTTGTGGCGGTGAAGGCAAGAGCCCCCACCGAAGTAGACATTTGGGTGGGGGACCCTACCTGGCCACTTAATGAAAGTCGATTTATCTGACCGGCCAAGACATCAACCCACACCACCTCTTGGGCCTGCGTATCCCAAACCGGACCTTCGGCCAACTCTGCGCCAGCCGCTAATAAGCGCTCTGCCTGCATGGGTTCCGGCTAGCCAGCGGGGTGGGTGGCCGCCCGGTAAAGAGCGATCACCTCATCGGTGGGGCCGTCGGCTTTTAGTTCGCCCTTTTCAATCCATAAGGTACGGTCGCAGGATCGAGCTACTTCAGCCGTGTCGTGACTCACCAATATCACCGCACCTGCTTGAGAGCGGATCTTGTTAATCCGAGCGGCACTTTTTTCTTTGAAATGAGCATCGCCAACTGCTAATGCTTCATCAATAAGCAAGATTTCTGGCTGATGAGCAGTGGCAATAGCAAATGATAACCGAGCCCGCATTCCAGAAGAATAAGCACGCATAGGAAGATCAATAAAATCCTCCAATTCCGCAAAAGCGCAGATGTCGTCTAATTTGCTTTCGATCTCACGCTTTGACATGCCCATGGCTAACCCACCAATAATGATGTTCCGTCGACCCGAAAGGCCCGGGCGAAGAGCGGCGCTAACTGCCAACAAGGTGGGGCGTGAGCGTACTTTTATTTTTCCTGACTCTAAAGGAAGCAGCCCCGTAAGGGCCATTAACAAAGTGGACTTACCAGAGCCATTCGACCCGATTATGCCGAGGCTTTTCCCTTCGTCTAGGCGAAACGAGATGCCTCGGACGGCATGTATGGAGCGGAACTTTCGCCGAGAACGACCTTTGGAAAACATTTGTTTGATTCCCGGTTTGGCATCTTCGTAGACCCGGTAAATGACGTTTACATCGTCGACCACCAGGGCCGTCCTCATACTCATGCTCCATACCGGTGCTCGCCGGCCCGAAAATAAAGCAGTCCAGCAATTGGAAGAAGGGTCGCCCAAACGATAAGGCCCACGACGCAGGCGGTAGGTGCTGGCAGCCCCATGAGCGACCATCGGGCAATGGTGATGATGTCATACATAGGGTTTAAAGCAAACAAGTTTTGCATAGTGGTGTTGGTGATGAAAACTTCCACACTGAAAATAACCCCCGACATATAGAACAAGAGGCGAAACAAGTGAGGCAAAATTTGCTGAATGTCGGTCACCGCGAAGCCGACACGAGCAATGATGAAAGCAGCGCCGACACCGAATAAGGCTTGGCCCAGCAAAATCACGGGGAGAGCGAACCATCGCCAAGTAGGGAGTTCTCCAGTGATGAGCACAAATCCAAGGAGCACCACAAGGCTCGGGGCAAAAGCAATGGTTTGGCCAGTAACCGCCGAAACCGGCAAGAGTGATCGAGGAAACTGAATGGACCGGATAAGCGATTCGTTGCGTTTAATTGAGGCGGCAGCTTCTTGTACGGCCCGTTGTGTTAGCTGGAAAATTAAAATACCCACCACTAAAAAA
This genomic window from Acidimicrobiia bacterium contains:
- a CDS encoding dihydrofolate reductase, translated to MKIAVTCIQLIRDIEAYLPALTAAGFEVQLPEIAGQHLEGTELVTALEGCVGVVAGDDQFTAEVLDHCLDLKAISKWGIGVDGIDKEAAALRNIPVTNTPGAFDDEVADVTMAYCVLLLRQLHAVDHGIQAGQWPKPAGRSLGGKTIGVIGLGGIGRAVVRRAVVAGMTVLGSDPSSESQKAATELGAQVVPFEDLMSRSDIVSVNCPLNPSTQHLINDQHLALMKPGGWLVNVGRGAVVETPALVRALQNGTLAGAAVDVLEEEPPAPDDPIRLLKNVIFGSHNASNTLEASARVHVRALKNLAHELGVELDL
- a CDS encoding SDR family oxidoreductase, which codes for MSRVAVVTGVSSGIGAAVCAEFRRQGWEVIGVGRNEAPEPLERFEYADLSQPDAVKELFERLADVEKIHAIVNNAAVGLDKPLTATSDEEWQAVFDVNVRSAFQMIRAGAPQLARAKGAIVNVGSVHAVATSINVAAYAASKGALVALTRAAALELAPQGIRCNAVLPGAVATPMLEDGLSRRPHPAGPEGNRQNLIDKTPLGFIATPGQVAPTIVHFADSQQTPYLTGQMLVVDGGATARLSTE
- a CDS encoding SMP-30/gluconolactonase/LRE family protein → MQAERLLAAGAELAEGPVWDTQAQEVVWVDVLAGQINRLSLSGQVGSPTQMSTSVGALAFTATNSWLAATPDGLCRLDDRSLVVGLPLQAPDLRMNDGKVDPQGRFVGGTMTTGRPRKGAGSLWSFGGAGVRMLVDGVTISNGLAWSADGCTMFYVDTPTQRIDAFDYDPSSGVVANRRPWAHIPSEMGAPDGMCIDVEGGLWVALWGGSAVVRLIDGTVTERIEVPTPQVTCPAFVGPKLDQLVITTAAIGLDPCPEGAGDLYICTPGVAGTLPNPLGSWAN
- a CDS encoding ABC transporter ATP-binding protein, which encodes MSMRTALVVDDVNVIYRVYEDAKPGIKQMFSKGRSRRKFRSIHAVRGISFRLDEGKSLGIIGSNGSGKSTLLMALTGLLPLESGKIKVRSRPTLLAVSAALRPGLSGRRNIIIGGLAMGMSKREIESKLDDICAFAELEDFIDLPMRAYSSGMRARLSFAIATAHQPEILLIDEALAVGDAHFKEKSAARINKIRSQAGAVILVSHDTAEVARSCDRTLWIEKGELKADGPTDEVIALYRAATHPAG
- a CDS encoding ABC transporter permease encodes the protein MAENLADSDLIELSAKTPLGPYLREMWERREFAIVVPANDIRAQNMDTALGQLWHLLNPLMLIGVYYVIFGVVLKTSRGVDNFLGFLVVGILIFQLTQRAVQEAAASIKRNESLIRSIQFPRSLLPVSAVTGQTIAFAPSLVVLLGFVLITGELPTWRWFALPVILLGQALFGVGAAFIIARVGFAVTDIQQILPHLFRLLFYMSGVIFSVEVFITNTTMQNLFALNPMYDIITIARWSLMGLPAPTACVVGLIVWATLLPIAGLLYFRAGEHRYGA